CTTGGGCGATGCTTTTTGTGTTGGAACTTCACTAGCTCTGCAATTAAAAATTGGGGTTTTTGGTAACAACACCCGATGTCGACGCATTTAATACGGTCTCATCGGCTGGCACATCCCAATAATCCATGAAATTATAGTTGATCGTCACGTTTTTATTGATCGTTGCACCGGCATTCGAAATAAGTGTGTTCCCATAGCTGCCGCCCCCCACTGAGATGTCGTAGGTCCAGCCCCAGCGCCGACTATCGTAGAAAGCGAGACCACGGTTGAATAAAGAGACTCTCCGTTCTTTGGTCAGCTCAGTAAGCGCTTTCGCCAGTGTCAGGCCGGTACCAGCTACAGGTGCTACACCAGCGCCCTGGTAAGCTCTCACTGCATCGATAAACCCTAAGCCTGTTTCAATGTTACCTAAGCGGATATTGGCTTCGGCTAGCATCAGCGCATTCTCTTCATAACTACCAGCCATAAATACTTCATGAGCGCCCACATCTTTAGAACCATACACGTATACACCAGCCAGCCCAGCACCATTGGGTATCATACTGTAGCGGGTTGTAAACGTATAGTTGTTCTTATACATAGTTGCTGTATTGAAATTATTGGCTACCCGCTTGTCACCCGCATTGAACGACTGCATGAATCGCTCACTGATTTTAAAGGTCGAGCTTGTGTTCACATTTGAGGTTAACGCGGCCACAGTACCACCTGTTGGTGAAAAAGGTGAGTTGGATGCGGAACTCCGTTCGGTGAAAACAGCATCGCCTTTCTTAATACCATTGGTAGCCAGCGTCAGTACCGAATTCCAGTCGGCCGTAGTCATAGCCGTTGTCGATGATTTAGTAATCTTTGCATCAGGATTACCATTGACAAACGGAGCCAGCTTATTAACCAGAATATTACGAGCCAGCATGGTATTGATATTCCGTTTCCACATATCGATGGTTGGCACCGTACCGTTACCTACCTGAAAAAACGAAGGAATCAGCTTCGACATCACCGCCTGGTAATCACTCGCACTGGTAATGGCTCCCAGCGTTGTAGTGGTCAGATTGAAATACTCGTTCGATTTGTTGATAATTGCATCGTGCAATACATAACTGCCATCGGTTACGCCCGACTTATCTTCAATAAGGCCGGCATAATACATTGAGCCAATGGATGCGTACGCATAGCCTTTCCACCAGTAAGCCCATGCTTTCAGGGTGTTGGCCCGGCTGGAGGCATCGCCCGTAAATTTGATGGTAGCCGCTAAATCCAGAATTTGGTTACAGACATTATTCAGGGCATACATATTCAGCCACTGGTAATAAATCGCGTTGTTACCGGCTCCGGTAGCAGCACGGCTATTATACGACCGGATGATACCTACCTGTGGAGCTGGGTTGGTCTGCTTAGTACCGTCATCCAGAATAATATAATCGGGTACCCCAATGGTCGTAATCTGGTTGTTCGATGCATCCGCACCAACATTATCGGCCATCAGTTCACTATAGCCCCAGGGCAGCGAGAAATAACTGTTTCCCAGCCAGCCATCACCATTCAGAAAACCGTTTATATAAACGCCACCCTGGGCATAGGCGATAAGTCCAGCCTCATCGTTTACGTTGGCAGATAGCGTTGGAGCGTTCGGATTACCCACATCCAGTTGATCCTTACAGGAAACCCCTGTAAGCATGAGTGCTGCTAAAAATGCGGTGGTAAAAAATTTATGTTTATTAATGAGTTTCATAGATAATGACAGTTGAAAAATTAGAACCCGATATTCAGACCAACCTGATACGACTTCGTATTTGGCAGCGTGCTGTGATCCACACCCCGGTCAAACGACGAGTTTGAAGCGCCTGAGCTAATTTCAGGATCATAGCCTGAGTATTTGGTAAATGTCAGCAGGTTGCGGCCTGTCAAAACGATCTGGGCTTTATTGAGATAGGGCAACTTAACCAGTTTAGACAGGTCAAATGCCAGCGAAACATTCCGTAACCGAACGAACGAAGCATCTTCTACATAGAAATCTTTCGTAGCGTTATTACCCGCCCCACGAGTACTGCCCCACAGGTTGTAGTAGGCACTAGACCAGTAAGCCGAATAAGCGCCCGTTTTTCCATCAATCGTTACCGGCTTTTCAAAATCTCCACTAATACCATCGCGGTACATCCACTCTTTCGTCTGATTGTAAAGATGGCTGCCATATACCCAGTCGAACTGGAAGTTCAACGTCAGGAAGTTTTTAAAACTTACCCCATTAATGAACGACATGTTAAACTTCGGGTTGGGGTTCATCAGCGGATAGGTCTCATCCGTAAACTGCATCTGGTAATCAGATTTTTTAACAACCCGTCCATCAACAATCGTATAATTGGCTTTATCGGCTTCCGTAATGTATTTTGTTTTGCCATCCTGACGAGTGTAATCCAGACTGGTTAAGGCCTTATAGCCATATACTTGGCCAATTGGCTGGCCCGGCGTCAGTACGAGAGCCGTGCTCCCTGCGGCCGTTGTCAGAATAATATCAGCTCCCCCCGAAATGGCGTCGATTTTCGAAAGCTGATGACCGAAGTTGGTCGTGAAATCCCACTTCAGATTTTTAGACGAGTAAACAGGCAGTGTTAAGGAGAATTGCACTCCATTGGACGACATGTTGATGGCGTTCGTTAACTGACCCGTCGAACCCAGCGAAGGAGGTACGCTGACCGTATAAATTACATTTTCGCTGGAACGCTTCCAGTACGTAAACGAACCAGAAATAGAGTTCAGCCAGCTACGGTTCGAATTCCCCCCAATGGTGAAGTCGGTACCCACTTCGAATTCTTTCGAAACCTCAACATTCAGATTAGGATTCTGCGTGGTCGTTGGAATGGTGTAGACCAGACCTGACCCTAGGTTACGCTGACTCAGGACCGGATACCGGTCGAAAGCACCGGGCTGAATACCAGCCTCTCCGTAAGCCGCCCTTAATTTGAAATACGTTACGGCATTAGAAATAGCACTATTTTTAAAGAACGACAAGGGAGCTATATGCCCATCGAAGTGTGGGAAGGTAAATGGGGTTGAGCCTGCACCAAAAGCCGATGACCAGTCCGTTCTAAAACCGGCTGTAATACCCCCAAAATCACCAAAATCAATTTTCTGGTTCACCAAATACCCATAGGTGATAAACGGCGTTACGATATCGTTGGCAACTGCCTGCGACGACGTAGAACTGATGTTATAGGGTGGTGCTGTCCCTAAACCAACGCCATAGGTATCATATTCTGTAGTCTTGTTCTTACGGTAATCGAATGATACCTG
This window of the Spirosoma aerolatum genome carries:
- a CDS encoding RagB/SusD family nutrient uptake outer membrane protein — protein: MKLINKHKFFTTAFLAALMLTGVSCKDQLDVGNPNAPTLSANVNDEAGLIAYAQGGVYINGFLNGDGWLGNSYFSLPWGYSELMADNVGADASNNQITTIGVPDYIILDDGTKQTNPAPQVGIIRSYNSRAATGAGNNAIYYQWLNMYALNNVCNQILDLAATIKFTGDASSRANTLKAWAYWWKGYAYASIGSMYYAGLIEDKSGVTDGSYVLHDAIINKSNEYFNLTTTTLGAITSASDYQAVMSKLIPSFFQVGNGTVPTIDMWKRNINTMLARNILVNKLAPFVNGNPDAKITKSSTTAMTTADWNSVLTLATNGIKKGDAVFTERSSASNSPFSPTGGTVAALTSNVNTSSTFKISERFMQSFNAGDKRVANNFNTATMYKNNYTFTTRYSMIPNGAGLAGVYVYGSKDVGAHEVFMAGSYEENALMLAEANIRLGNIETGLGFIDAVRAYQGAGVAPVAGTGLTLAKALTELTKERRVSLFNRGLAFYDSRRWGWTYDISVGGGSYGNTLISNAGATINKNVTINYNFMDYWDVPADETVLNASTSGVVTKNPNF